One window from the genome of Paraclostridium sordellii encodes:
- a CDS encoding NAD(P)/FAD-dependent oxidoreductase translates to MLRVSNIKLDINDSLDNIKKLVLKKLKVNENELLSYKIYKESIDARKKGKIDFVYTVDVELKNEKNILKKSKIKDVVEVKEKKYLDVKSGSQKLENKPVVIGSGPAGLFASLVLAQRGYNPILLERGLDVDTRTEDIKKFWESGKFNSKSNVQFGEGGAGTFSDGKLTTRIKDIRCRKVLEELVNFGAPEEILYSYKPHVGTDILKEVVKNIRKEIIRLGGEVRFGAKVTDIKINNNKIESITINNEEKIDAEVVILAIGHSARDTYKMLYENGVKITQKPFAIGARIEHPQEMINKSQYKEFYNHPRLGAADYRLVEHTSNGRTIYTFCMCPGGTVIASASEDGQVVTNGMSEHARDKENANSAVLVNVLPEDFGSDHPLAGVSFQEKYERLAFELGGKNYKAPIQLVGDFLNDRVSNNLGSVNPSYKPGYKFVDLRDCLPEFVCETMKEGLLLLDKKLHGFAMEDAVLTGVETRSSAPIRIVRDDETLESINVKDFYPSGEGAGYAGGIVTAAVDGIKCAEKIITKYSEINI, encoded by the coding sequence ATGTTAAGAGTTTCTAATATAAAATTAGATATAAATGATAGTCTAGATAACATAAAGAAATTAGTACTTAAGAAACTTAAAGTAAATGAAAATGAATTATTAAGTTATAAAATATACAAAGAATCTATAGATGCTAGAAAAAAGGGAAAAATTGATTTTGTATATACTGTAGATGTAGAACTAAAAAATGAAAAAAACATATTAAAGAAATCTAAAATAAAAGATGTAGTAGAGGTTAAAGAAAAAAAATACTTAGACGTAAAAAGTGGTAGTCAAAAACTAGAAAATAAACCTGTTGTTATAGGTAGTGGACCAGCTGGGTTATTTGCATCTTTAGTATTAGCCCAAAGAGGATATAATCCTATTTTATTAGAGAGGGGATTAGACGTTGATACTAGAACAGAAGACATAAAAAAGTTCTGGGAAAGTGGAAAGTTTAATTCAAAATCAAATGTTCAGTTTGGTGAAGGTGGAGCAGGTACTTTTTCAGATGGAAAGCTTACTACAAGAATAAAAGATATTAGATGTAGAAAAGTTCTTGAAGAGCTTGTAAACTTTGGAGCTCCAGAAGAGATATTATATTCTTATAAGCCGCACGTTGGGACTGATATATTAAAAGAAGTTGTAAAAAACATAAGAAAAGAAATTATTAGACTAGGTGGAGAAGTTAGATTTGGAGCCAAAGTAACAGATATAAAAATCAATAATAATAAAATAGAATCAATAACGATAAACAATGAAGAAAAGATTGATGCTGAAGTAGTTATATTGGCTATAGGGCATAGTGCAAGAGACACTTATAAAATGCTTTATGAAAATGGAGTTAAAATAACACAAAAACCTTTTGCTATAGGAGCAAGAATTGAACATCCACAAGAGATGATAAACAAATCTCAATATAAGGAATTTTACAATCATCCAAGATTAGGAGCAGCTGACTATAGGTTAGTTGAGCATACATCAAATGGGAGAACAATATATACATTCTGTATGTGTCCAGGAGGGACTGTTATAGCTTCAGCTTCAGAAGATGGACAAGTGGTTACAAATGGTATGAGTGAGCATGCTAGAGATAAGGAAAATGCAAACAGTGCTGTATTAGTTAATGTTTTACCTGAAGATTTTGGAAGTGATCATCCATTAGCCGGAGTATCATTCCAAGAAAAATATGAAAGACTAGCCTTTGAATTAGGTGGTAAAAATTATAAAGCGCCTATACAACTAGTAGGAGATTTCTTAAATGACAGAGTAAGTAATAATTTAGGAAGTGTAAATCCATCATATAAACCAGGATATAAATTTGTAGATTTAAGGGATTGTCTACCTGAATTCGTGTGTGAGACTATGAAAGAAGGACTTCTTTTATTAGATAAAAAACTACATGGATTTGCAATGGAGGATGCAGTTTTAACTGGAGTGGAAACTAGATCATCAGCACCTATAAGAATTGTTAGAGATGATGAAACTTTAGAATCTATAAATGTTAAAGACTTTTATCCAAGTGGAGAGGGAGCTGGCTATGCAGGAGGTATAGTAACTGCTGCAGTAGATGGAATAAAATGTGCCGAAAAAATAATTACTAAATATTCTGAAATAAATATTTAA
- a CDS encoding Na/Pi cotransporter family protein, with translation MDIVISLMGGLGLFLYGMNLMAEGLEKSAGSRLKKIVELLTSNIFMGVLVGAFVTAIIQSSSATTVMVVGFVNAGIMNLTQAIGVIMGANIGTTITAQLVSFDLKGLAPVALGIGIILYLFASKPKTKNIAEILIGFGILFTGMDFMKEAVEPLSKYQGFTDMLVTFGDHPILGLLLGFGITAIVQSSSASMGMLIALASQGLIPLSAALPILYGQNIGTCVTSLISSVGASSNAKRAAVMHLIFNVLGTLVFLIFLNKPVVSIVTSMDPGDVARQLANTHTLFNIVSVVILLPFSKFIIKLAVKLVPEKHTDDDDHKAIKYLDERMVETPSIAVASTVKETLRMGKKAKESLTYAIDGFVEKSQEKVDKSFKREKTVNELQKGILNYLLKLSKANLDDDSRDIVDSLFNTVNDIERIGDHAENIAELAQDIINSDFKLSGQGTEEVKELYNKVIATYSYALEAMKNYDVDLACRVIKMEEQVDMMEKSCRANHMHRLNNNLCDIDTGVIFLDLISNLERVSDHAVNIAQQVIANKLDSK, from the coding sequence TTGGATATAGTAATTAGCCTTATGGGAGGATTGGGTTTATTTCTATATGGAATGAACTTAATGGCAGAAGGTCTTGAGAAATCAGCAGGATCTAGACTTAAAAAGATAGTAGAACTTCTTACTAGTAACATATTTATGGGTGTACTTGTAGGAGCGTTTGTTACAGCAATTATACAAAGTAGTAGTGCAACTACTGTAATGGTAGTTGGGTTTGTTAATGCAGGAATAATGAATTTAACACAAGCAATAGGTGTTATAATGGGGGCTAATATAGGAACTACTATAACAGCTCAGCTTGTATCATTTGATTTAAAAGGACTTGCACCAGTAGCATTAGGTATTGGTATAATTTTATATTTATTTGCTTCTAAGCCAAAAACTAAAAATATAGCAGAAATACTTATAGGATTTGGTATTTTATTTACTGGTATGGATTTTATGAAGGAAGCAGTTGAGCCTTTATCAAAATACCAAGGTTTTACAGATATGTTAGTTACTTTTGGAGATCATCCAATCCTTGGGCTTTTATTAGGATTTGGGATAACTGCAATAGTTCAAAGTTCAAGTGCATCTATGGGTATGCTTATAGCTCTAGCATCACAAGGGTTAATACCATTAAGCGCAGCATTACCTATACTATATGGGCAAAATATAGGTACTTGTGTTACATCATTAATATCAAGTGTTGGGGCGTCTAGTAATGCTAAAAGAGCAGCAGTAATGCACTTAATATTTAATGTTTTAGGAACTTTAGTATTCTTAATATTCTTAAATAAGCCAGTTGTTAGTATAGTAACTAGCATGGATCCAGGAGATGTTGCAAGACAATTAGCAAATACACATACATTATTTAATATAGTATCAGTTGTAATTTTATTACCATTTAGCAAGTTTATAATAAAACTTGCAGTAAAACTTGTACCTGAGAAACATACAGATGATGATGATCATAAGGCTATAAAATATCTTGACGAAAGAATGGTTGAAACTCCATCTATAGCTGTTGCAAGTACAGTAAAAGAAACTTTAAGAATGGGTAAAAAAGCTAAAGAAAGTTTAACTTATGCAATAGATGGTTTTGTTGAGAAATCACAAGAAAAAGTTGATAAATCATTTAAAAGAGAAAAGACTGTAAATGAATTACAAAAGGGAATATTAAATTATTTATTAAAATTATCAAAGGCTAATTTAGATGATGATTCTAGAGATATAGTAGATTCACTATTTAACACTGTTAATGATATAGAGAGAATTGGAGATCATGCAGAAAATATAGCTGAGTTAGCACAAGATATAATAAATTCTGATTTCAAATTATCAGGACAAGGAACAGAAGAGGTTAAAGAACTTTATAATAAAGTTATAGCTACATATTCATATGCTCTTGAAGCTATGAAAAATTATGATGTAGACTTAGCATGTAGAGTTATAAAAATGGAAGAACAAGTAGACATGATGGAAAAATCGTGCAGAGCTAACCATATGCATAGATTGAATAATAATTTATGTGATATAGATACAGGTGTTATATTCTTAGATTTAATATCTAATTTAGAAAGAGTATCTGATCATGCAGTAAATATAGCTCAACAAGTTATAGCTAATAAATTAGATTCAAAATAA
- a CDS encoding glucose-6-phosphate isomerase produces MNKLNFDYSNSIGFFNQQEIDCMSEYVKVAHNMIHNKTGEGNDFLGWVNLPENYDKEEFNRIKKAAQKIQQDSDVLLVIGIGGSYLGARATIETLGHSFRNNLTKGERKSPEVYFVGQNISSTYMLDLLDVIKDKDVSINVISKSGTTTEPAIAFRVFKDFLEKKYGKEEASKRIYATTDAKKGALRTLAEEEGYETFVIPDDVGGRFSVLTPVGLLPIAACGIDIDAIMQGAKDSMDDFSNPELSKNYSYQYAVVRNILHRKGKDVELMVNYEPSLHYVGEWWKQLYGESEGKDNKGIYPASVDFSTDLHSMGQYIQEGKRILFETVLNVEKPRREITINEEKIDLDGLNYLANKTVDFVNKKAFQGTLLAHTDGSVPNLVVNIPTLDEYNFGYLVYFFEKACALSGYILGVNPFNQPGVEAYKKNMFALLGKPGFEKEKEELEKRLK; encoded by the coding sequence ATGAACAAGTTAAATTTTGATTATAGTAACTCTATTGGTTTCTTCAATCAACAAGAAATCGATTGTATGAGTGAATATGTGAAAGTTGCACATAATATGATACATAATAAAACAGGAGAGGGTAACGATTTCTTAGGATGGGTTAACTTACCTGAAAACTATGATAAAGAAGAATTTAATAGAATAAAAAAAGCTGCTCAAAAAATACAACAAGATTCAGATGTATTATTAGTTATAGGAATTGGTGGATCTTACTTAGGTGCCAGAGCTACAATAGAAACATTAGGACATTCTTTTAGAAATAATCTAACTAAAGGAGAAAGAAAATCGCCTGAAGTTTATTTTGTAGGTCAAAATATAAGCTCTACTTATATGCTTGACTTATTAGATGTTATAAAAGATAAAGATGTATCTATAAATGTTATATCTAAATCAGGAACAACTACAGAACCTGCTATAGCATTTAGAGTATTTAAAGATTTCTTAGAAAAAAAATATGGAAAAGAAGAAGCTAGCAAAAGAATATATGCAACAACTGATGCTAAAAAAGGTGCATTAAGAACATTAGCTGAAGAAGAAGGATATGAAACTTTTGTTATACCTGATGATGTAGGTGGACGATTCTCAGTTCTAACTCCAGTTGGATTATTACCAATAGCTGCATGTGGAATAGATATAGATGCCATAATGCAAGGAGCTAAAGATTCTATGGATGATTTTTCAAATCCTGAATTATCTAAAAACTATAGTTATCAATATGCTGTAGTTAGAAATATACTTCATAGAAAAGGTAAAGATGTAGAACTTATGGTTAACTATGAGCCAAGCTTACACTATGTAGGTGAATGGTGGAAGCAACTATATGGAGAAAGTGAAGGTAAGGATAATAAAGGTATATATCCTGCTTCAGTAGACTTCTCTACAGACTTACATTCTATGGGTCAATACATACAAGAAGGTAAAAGAATATTATTTGAAACAGTTTTAAATGTTGAAAAACCTAGAAGAGAAATAACTATAAATGAAGAAAAGATAGATTTAGATGGATTAAACTATTTAGCAAATAAAACAGTTGATTTTGTAAATAAAAAAGCATTCCAAGGTACATTATTAGCTCATACAGATGGATCAGTTCCAAATTTAGTAGTTAACATACCAACATTAGATGAGTATAACTTTGGATACTTAGTATATTTCTTTGAAAAAGCATGTGCTTTAAGTGGATATATATTAGGAGTAAATCCATTTAATCAACCAGGAGTAGAAGCTTATAAGAAAAATATGTTTGCATTACTAGGTAAGCCAGGATTTGAAAAAGAGAAAGAAGAATTAGAGAAAAGATTAAAATAA
- the htrA gene encoding serine protease HtrA, whose product MSENGKKTSISLIIIVSIISAMIGSFMTVFIFGDKLGSKNNNQSKQSIVVNDSGKAQNVYHAVTDKAMPSVVGITTTTIDTNNMFAIPQESQGVGTGFIVDSKGYILTNSHVVSDGKASDVNVLFNDGSTTKGKVLWNDPTIDLAIVKVDKTGLTVADLGNSDDVRTGDIAIAIGNPLGLEFQKSVTQGIISGLDRSIDTGKGSSMTGLIQTDASINPGNSGGPLLNDKGQVIGINTAKASGAEGLGFAIPINTAKPIVEQIIKDGKFEKVTLGIKGIDVKTFETATGTDLAADEGVYVAETLNNTPAQKSGIQAGDVIVKVGDNKITSMSDLNKALYKYSVGQSADISVNRGGKDMSIKVKF is encoded by the coding sequence ATGAGTGAAAATGGAAAGAAAACTAGCATATCGCTAATTATAATTGTAAGTATAATAAGTGCTATGATAGGAAGCTTTATGACAGTATTTATATTTGGAGATAAACTAGGATCGAAAAACAATAATCAAAGTAAACAAAGTATAGTTGTAAATGATAGTGGAAAAGCACAGAATGTATATCATGCAGTTACAGATAAAGCAATGCCTTCAGTTGTAGGGATAACAACAACTACAATAGATACAAATAACATGTTTGCAATACCTCAAGAATCTCAAGGGGTAGGAACAGGATTTATAGTAGACTCAAAGGGATACATATTAACAAATTCACATGTTGTTTCAGATGGTAAGGCATCAGATGTTAACGTATTATTTAACGATGGGTCAACTACAAAAGGGAAAGTCTTATGGAATGATCCTACTATAGATTTAGCTATCGTAAAAGTAGATAAAACAGGACTTACAGTAGCAGATTTAGGAAATAGTGATGATGTGAGAACTGGTGACATAGCAATAGCTATAGGAAACCCATTAGGACTAGAATTCCAAAAAAGTGTTACACAAGGTATAATAAGTGGTCTTGATAGAAGTATTGATACAGGTAAAGGAAGTAGCATGACAGGGCTTATACAAACAGATGCAAGCATAAATCCTGGAAACAGTGGAGGACCATTATTAAACGATAAAGGTCAAGTTATCGGGATAAATACAGCAAAAGCATCAGGTGCAGAAGGATTAGGATTTGCAATTCCTATAAATACAGCAAAACCAATAGTAGAGCAGATAATAAAAGATGGTAAATTTGAGAAAGTAACATTAGGAATTAAGGGTATTGATGTTAAAACTTTTGAAACTGCTACAGGTACAGATTTAGCAGCTGATGAAGGTGTTTATGTAGCTGAAACATTAAATAATACTCCAGCACAAAAATCAGGAATACAAGCTGGTGATGTTATAGTTAAGGTAGGAGATAACAAAATAACTTCTATGTCAGATTTAAATAAAGCTCTATACAAATACTCTGTAGGACAAAGTGCAGATATATCAGTAAATAGAGGTGGAAAAGATATGAGTATAAAAGTCAAATTTTAA
- the feoB gene encoding ferrous iron transport protein B, whose translation MINVALLGNPNVGKTTVFNILTGSKQYVGNWPGVTIEKKEGFISEDIKIVDLPGIYAMDTFSNEEKVSKQFLEEGDVDLILNIVDASSLDRNLYLTTQLMQYNKPIVLLLNMIDVAEAKGIHIDAKKLEKELGVKVVPIIAKKKEGLENIENDIKSTLSSSFNYRKDFGNELNTYKEIEKILSKSMKSGFKNKESISSKIDNIILNPILAYPIFIAALLILFKFTFDWVGGPLQELTETLIDTYLAIPADALLANSSPWFHSLIVKGLIGGLGGALPFFPLIFVLFLGMSFFEDSGYMARTAFLMDNVMKKVGLSGKAFIPMIMGFGCASPAIMATRTLESEKDRKITALISPLMTCGAKLPVYALFVSIFFSKNAAIVTTSLYLLGIVVAIIIALVLNKTVYKTEVEPFVLELPEYKLPTINGLLKNTWNKAKGFLIKVCTIMFAMSVVIWMLSSFNFQGFTDNIDHSFLASLGHLIAPIFAPLGFGDWRAGISVLTGISAKEVVISTMEIVYGDLNTVLPQTFTAVTAYGFLVFSALYTPCIAALSTMRKEYGNKMMIISATYQFAVAWVAAFIVKIVGSLLFEGAPASSIIELAIGGIIIAIALLILYKNMKSKSNGCSGCSGCSSQGACPSSKSKIAE comes from the coding sequence TTGATTAATGTAGCATTATTAGGTAACCCCAATGTAGGTAAAACAACAGTTTTTAACATACTTACTGGTTCTAAACAATATGTAGGTAACTGGCCGGGTGTTACCATAGAGAAAAAAGAAGGTTTTATAAGCGAAGATATAAAAATTGTAGATCTTCCTGGTATATACGCAATGGATACATTTTCAAATGAAGAAAAAGTATCTAAGCAATTTTTAGAAGAAGGCGACGTAGATTTAATATTAAACATAGTTGATGCATCTAGTTTAGATAGAAACTTATATCTTACTACTCAACTTATGCAATATAATAAACCTATTGTATTACTTCTTAATATGATTGATGTAGCTGAAGCAAAAGGAATTCACATAGATGCTAAAAAGTTAGAAAAAGAATTAGGCGTTAAAGTAGTTCCTATAATAGCTAAGAAAAAAGAAGGTCTAGAAAATATAGAAAATGATATAAAATCAACTTTATCATCTAGCTTTAATTATAGAAAAGATTTCGGAAATGAGTTAAACACATACAAAGAAATAGAAAAAATATTAAGTAAATCTATGAAGTCAGGATTTAAAAATAAGGAAAGCATAAGTAGTAAAATAGATAATATAATATTAAATCCTATATTAGCTTATCCTATATTTATAGCAGCTTTACTGATATTATTTAAATTTACTTTTGACTGGGTTGGTGGACCGCTGCAAGAGCTAACAGAAACATTAATAGATACTTATTTAGCAATTCCTGCTGATGCATTGTTAGCGAATTCTAGCCCTTGGTTCCACTCTTTAATAGTTAAAGGTTTAATAGGTGGTCTAGGTGGTGCATTACCATTCTTCCCATTAATATTTGTATTATTCTTAGGAATGTCATTCTTTGAAGACAGTGGTTATATGGCTAGAACAGCATTTTTAATGGATAATGTAATGAAAAAAGTTGGATTATCTGGTAAAGCATTTATACCTATGATTATGGGATTCGGATGTGCTTCACCAGCAATAATGGCAACTAGAACGCTAGAAAGTGAAAAAGATAGAAAAATTACTGCACTTATTTCGCCTCTTATGACTTGTGGTGCTAAGCTTCCAGTATATGCATTATTTGTTTCTATATTTTTCAGTAAGAATGCAGCTATCGTAACTACATCTCTTTATTTATTAGGTATAGTAGTTGCTATAATAATAGCTCTAGTTTTAAATAAAACAGTTTATAAGACAGAAGTAGAACCATTTGTTCTTGAACTTCCAGAATATAAACTTCCAACAATTAATGGATTATTAAAAAATACTTGGAATAAAGCTAAAGGCTTCTTAATAAAAGTTTGTACTATAATGTTTGCTATGTCTGTTGTTATATGGATGTTATCATCATTTAACTTCCAAGGATTTACAGATAATATAGATCATAGTTTCTTAGCTTCACTAGGACATTTAATAGCTCCTATATTTGCACCTTTAGGATTTGGTGATTGGAGAGCAGGTATATCTGTATTAACTGGAATAAGTGCAAAAGAAGTTGTTATAAGTACAATGGAAATAGTTTATGGTGATTTAAATACTGTTTTACCTCAAACATTTACAGCGGTAACTGCATATGGATTTTTAGTGTTCTCTGCATTATACACTCCATGTATAGCTGCTCTTTCTACAATGAGAAAAGAGTACGGAAATAAAATGATGATAATCTCAGCAACTTATCAATTTGCAGTTGCTTGGGTTGCAGCATTTATAGTTAAAATTGTAGGTTCATTATTATTTGAAGGCGCTCCTGCTTCTTCAATAATAGAGTTAGCTATAGGTGGTATAATAATTGCCATAGCACTTTTAATTCTTTATAAAAATATGAAATCAAAAAGCAATGGTTGCTCTGGATGCTCTGGGTGCTCAAGCCAAGGAGCTTGCCCTAGTAGCAAAAGTAAAATTGCAGAATAA
- a CDS encoding FeoA family protein, whose protein sequence is MTVYDLRVGQKGIIDNIYGNEKLAKRLLALGCTNDTEIEVRKIAPLGDPILVRFRGFDLAIRKNDAKNISLK, encoded by the coding sequence ATGACTGTTTACGATTTAAGGGTAGGTCAAAAAGGCATCATAGATAATATATATGGAAACGAAAAATTAGCAAAAAGGTTGTTAGCTCTTGGCTGTACAAACGATACTGAAATAGAAGTAAGAAAAATAGCTCCATTAGGAGATCCAATATTAGTTCGTTTTAGAGGATTTGATTTAGCAATAAGAAAAAATGACGCAAAAAATATAAGCTTAAAATAA
- a CDS encoding Gx transporter family protein codes for MKTKKLTYMALMVGYSLILYILESYIPNPLIAIFPGAKLGLTNIITLTCLVIFGFKDTFIILSIRILMSSIFAGPISYLMFSIVGGYLSLFFMTGALKLKKFSLIGVSVLGAIGHNIGQLIVASLIIKNAMIFSYLPYMLIASIITGVFVGITSKYMVNKMPYISKTFVDIKGKTLLKYK; via the coding sequence ATGAAAACAAAGAAGTTGACGTATATGGCATTGATGGTAGGATATAGTTTGATTTTATATATATTAGAAAGTTATATACCAAATCCTCTAATTGCAATATTTCCAGGAGCAAAGCTAGGGCTTACCAATATAATTACTTTAACCTGTCTAGTTATATTTGGATTTAAAGATACTTTTATAATTTTATCTATTAGAATATTGATGTCTTCTATATTTGCAGGTCCAATTTCTTATTTAATGTTTAGTATAGTAGGTGGATATTTAAGTTTGTTTTTTATGACAGGGGCTTTGAAATTAAAAAAATTCTCTTTAATAGGAGTAAGTGTTTTAGGAGCGATAGGACATAATATAGGTCAGCTAATTGTAGCTAGTTTAATTATAAAAAATGCTATGATATTTAGTTATTTACCTTATATGTTAATAGCATCAATAATTACAGGTGTATTTGTTGGAATTACATCGAAATACATGGTTAATAAAATGCCCTATATTAGTAAAACGTTTGTTGACATAAAGGGGAAAACATTGTTAAAATATAAGTAA
- a CDS encoding aspartyl-phosphate phosphatase Spo0E family protein, translating to MTKNEMVLLKKEIETLREEINTYIEYPDIFKEELVSTSNKIDEAINKYIKLSQGSSK from the coding sequence ATGACTAAAAATGAGATGGTTTTACTAAAGAAGGAAATTGAAACATTAAGAGAAGAAATAAACACTTATATAGAATATCCTGATATATTCAAAGAAGAATTGGTTAGTACTAGCAATAAGATTGATGAAGCAATAAACAAGTATATAAAGTTAAGCCAAGGGTCTTCTAAGTAA
- a CDS encoding mechanosensitive ion channel family protein has product MILARIINSIIIILCAYILLKLIQYFLKKLFELTRFDVRYENTLSSVLCSMAYYIIFILTIILLLKEFNIVDVTKFGTLVTGASIVGLIAGVASQSILKDIFNGFFIIFEKQIQVGDFVILNEEFRGTVEEIGLRSTSLRDWDLRRVTIPNGNILSIRNYSRNTMRVVVNVRVSYEEDPMKVINALEEVCDILNERHKEILSIKKNKESYGKFKVYGVTDIEESPIGAKYTITGIVQSNKYFKVLKDTKLQILITFKDNGINIAYPTHINVIKDNIND; this is encoded by the coding sequence ATGATTCTAGCAAGGATTATAAACTCAATTATAATAATTTTATGTGCGTATATTTTACTAAAATTAATACAATACTTTTTGAAAAAACTGTTTGAATTAACTAGATTTGATGTAAGATATGAAAATACTTTAAGTAGTGTTTTATGTTCCATGGCGTATTATATTATATTTATTCTTACCATAATACTGTTACTAAAAGAATTTAATATAGTTGATGTTACAAAGTTTGGCACTCTAGTAACTGGAGCAAGTATAGTTGGGTTAATTGCTGGAGTAGCTTCACAAAGTATACTAAAGGATATTTTTAACGGTTTTTTTATCATATTTGAAAAGCAAATACAAGTCGGAGACTTCGTGATTCTAAATGAAGAGTTTAGGGGAACTGTCGAAGAAATTGGTTTGAGAAGTACTAGTTTAAGAGATTGGGATTTGAGAAGAGTTACTATCCCAAATGGAAATATATTAAGTATTAGAAACTATAGTAGAAATACTATGAGAGTTGTTGTAAATGTCAGAGTATCATATGAAGAAGATCCTATGAAGGTAATAAATGCCTTGGAAGAAGTATGTGATATTCTAAATGAAAGACATAAAGAAATATTGAGTATTAAAAAAAATAAAGAAAGCTATGGTAAATTTAAAGTATATGGAGTTACTGATATAGAAGAAAGCCCCATAGGAGCAAAGTATACTATAACAGGAATTGTACAATCCAATAAGTATTTTAAGGTATTAAAAGATACAAAACTTCAAATATTAATAACTTTTAAAGACAATGGAATAAATATAGCATATCCTACACATATAAATGTTATAAAGGATAATATAAATGATTAA
- a CDS encoding MgtC/SapB family protein, which translates to MGGLTGLEREKSYQFAGFRTHILVAVGSCITSITSVILFIDYGGKTSLDPSRLTAQVLSGIGFLGTGAILKNSSGIRGLTTAAGIWATACIGIAIGYGQYTLGILAWVFVLITLYILKNIDKLLFRKKQNILTIEVDDINIISTLYNKLEKSQIKINNIDINNGDKGYIVNFFIVYDRRIMVEKIILELNDLKNIISIDYLH; encoded by the coding sequence ATAGGTGGACTTACAGGTCTTGAAAGAGAAAAATCTTATCAGTTTGCAGGGTTTAGGACTCATATACTTGTTGCTGTAGGATCTTGTATAACATCTATAACATCAGTGATATTATTTATAGATTATGGAGGTAAAACAAGTTTAGATCCATCTAGATTAACAGCTCAGGTATTATCTGGGATAGGATTTTTAGGTACAGGAGCTATTCTTAAAAATTCAAGTGGGATAAGAGGGCTTACAACTGCAGCTGGTATATGGGCTACTGCTTGTATAGGAATTGCAATTGGTTATGGGCAATATACTCTTGGAATTCTTGCTTGGGTATTTGTATTAATAACTTTATATATATTAAAGAACATAGATAAATTACTTTTTAGGAAAAAACAAAATATTTTAACTATAGAAGTAGATGATATAAACATCATTTCTACTCTGTATAATAAATTAGAAAAATCACAAATTAAAATTAATAATATAGACATAAATAATGGAGATAAGGGATATATAGTTAATTTTTTTATTGTTTATGATAGACGAATTATGGTAGAAAAGATAATATTAGAGTTAAATGATTTAAAAAATATAATAAGTATAGATTATTTACATTAA